A section of the Anaerolineales bacterium genome encodes:
- a CDS encoding glycosyltransferase family 2 protein yields MYKEKTIAVVVPAYREELLIRRVIETMPEFVDHIIIVDDASPDRTCEIVESYIDKFPNRITLIRLPKNQGVGGAIAEGYKWCRDNRIDATAVMAGDAQMDPEDLPALLDPVIEDKLDYSKGNRLISGEAWEKVPRVRYLGNAGLSFLTKIASGYWHIADSQTGYTVANLKVLQTLNLDDIYKRYGMPNDILVKLNIFNFRVGDVEIRPVYGNGEKSGIKPLRIIPKLAFLLFKLFLYRMVQKYIIRDFHPLILFYGAGFFLMLLDLGLAIRMFYWWIFVGHIPPINALAVMFCAIAGLQLFLFAMWFDMEYNKNLR; encoded by the coding sequence ATGTACAAAGAAAAAACAATCGCAGTAGTTGTGCCGGCTTATAGAGAAGAATTGCTTATTCGGCGAGTCATCGAAACAATGCCTGAATTTGTCGATCATATAATCATAGTCGATGATGCCAGTCCAGACCGTACCTGTGAAATCGTAGAAAGTTATATCGATAAATTCCCGAACCGTATTACATTGATCCGCCTGCCAAAGAACCAAGGTGTTGGTGGAGCAATTGCAGAAGGATATAAGTGGTGCCGGGATAATCGTATTGATGCAACCGCAGTAATGGCTGGTGATGCGCAGATGGATCCAGAGGATTTACCAGCTTTACTCGATCCAGTAATCGAGGATAAGTTGGATTACTCAAAAGGAAACCGTTTAATTTCAGGTGAAGCTTGGGAAAAAGTTCCGCGTGTACGTTATTTAGGTAATGCTGGTCTTTCTTTTTTAACCAAAATCGCTTCCGGATATTGGCATATCGCTGATTCGCAGACTGGTTATACCGTCGCCAATCTAAAAGTATTACAAACCCTAAATCTGGATGATATTTATAAACGTTATGGTATGCCGAACGACATATTAGTTAAATTAAATATTTTCAATTTTAGAGTCGGTGATGTTGAAATCAGGCCTGTATATGGAAATGGAGAAAAATCCGGTATTAAGCCTTTACGAATAATCCCTAAGCTGGCTTTTTTGCTATTCAAGCTTTTTCTCTACCGTATGGTTCAAAAATACATTATCCGTGATTTTCATCCTTTGATATTATTTTATGGGGCAGGTTTTTTTCTTATGTTATTGGATTTAGGCTTAGCAATTCGCATGTTTTACTGGTGGATATTTGTTGGGCATATACCTCCCATCAATGCCCTGGCGGTAATGTTTTGTGCCATAGCTGGGTTGCAGCTCTTTTTATTTGCAATGTGGTTTGATATGGAATATAACAAAAATCTGCGATGA
- a CDS encoding PemK family transcriptional regulator, whose protein sequence is MRKSEIWLINLDPTVGAEIKKTRPAIIVSEDAIGSLPLRVIVPLTDWKDHYQIAPWMVRIEPNTANGLGKPSAADAFQIRSVSQARFINRIGRISNEQLQEILKAIQIVIGA, encoded by the coding sequence ATGCGTAAGAGTGAGATCTGGCTTATCAATCTCGATCCAACGGTTGGAGCAGAGATTAAGAAAACGCGCCCAGCCATAATTGTCAGTGAAGATGCGATTGGGTCATTACCATTGCGAGTCATCGTCCCATTGACGGATTGGAAAGATCACTACCAAATCGCTCCATGGATGGTACGTATTGAGCCAAACACTGCCAACGGCCTGGGTAAACCCTCAGCCGCGGATGCGTTCCAAATCCGCTCGGTGTCCCAGGCCAGGTTTATCAACCGCATTGGAAGAATATCAAATGAACAACTTCAGGAAATATTGAAAGCCATTCAAATCGTTATTGGCGCATGA
- a CDS encoding oxidoreductase, with amino-acid sequence MKQIIQNFKSGVLSIEDVPQPTLRPQGVLVRNHYSLISLGTEGSTIKTAQRNILGKALERPDLVRKVINIANRDGLMTAFQITKRNLETSLPLGYSCAGTVIDVGSDISDIKIGDRLACGGGGYANHAEVVYVPRNLCVKLPDKVDFRQAAFVTIGAIAIQGVRHANVSLGEVIAVIGQGLIGLLTNQILHAAGCRVIGIDLDPRKIEIARLFDIDDVILRNDPNLFGRINLLTNGIGVDKVIITAATRSSDPVILAGDILRKGGRVVSVGKVGMNIPRETYVYKELQFLTSMSYGPGRYDPNYEEYGIDYPISYVRWTENRNMEAFVDFLKKGSIRVEPLITHEFPIEQATQAYEIINDGGQKGNTPVGILLKYNSEKMVVPSRIAINEKISRDPLSHKVRLGIIGAGNFASNVLIPILARSNRIDFRAITTAQGLNALSIGKKYQFGYCAESVEQIFSDSKIDAVMIFTRHDTHSSLVSSALEAGKFVYVEKPLAVNSQYLDQVVAAYDSKQGNGRVMVGFNRRFSSFMPKIKGFFSNRSQQMVITYLVNAGFQPRNKWIHDPIEGGGRIVGEVCHFVDVMQYITGANPVSVWSHTIAGNNREDIINVDNATLSISFSDGSIGTIIYASNGDKSFPKERIEVFCDSSIAVLDDFRSLKLIRDGRVKKISGKFGQDKGFENEMEAFINTAIDNNPVPVCFESYILTTKVTFGALESQKNGNLIKIYT; translated from the coding sequence ATGAAGCAAATTATCCAGAATTTTAAATCCGGAGTTTTATCTATTGAAGATGTACCTCAACCCACCTTAAGACCTCAAGGAGTATTGGTCCGTAATCACTACTCTTTGATCAGTCTGGGGACAGAGGGAAGCACTATAAAAACCGCACAAAGAAATATCCTTGGTAAAGCGTTGGAACGCCCCGACCTAGTTCGTAAAGTCATTAATATCGCCAATCGGGATGGTCTAATGACGGCTTTTCAAATCACAAAACGAAATCTCGAAACCTCATTACCACTAGGATACAGTTGTGCGGGAACAGTAATCGATGTAGGCTCAGACATATCTGACATAAAAATTGGTGATCGGCTCGCCTGTGGTGGAGGTGGTTATGCCAACCATGCCGAAGTAGTTTATGTACCGAGAAATCTATGCGTAAAGTTGCCTGATAAGGTTGATTTTCGTCAGGCTGCGTTCGTGACAATAGGAGCAATTGCAATACAGGGAGTACGCCATGCGAATGTTTCTTTAGGTGAAGTCATTGCTGTGATTGGGCAAGGTTTGATTGGATTACTAACCAACCAGATTCTCCATGCTGCAGGATGTCGCGTAATCGGAATCGACCTTGATCCAAGAAAGATTGAAATAGCGAGACTATTTGATATCGATGATGTAATTCTTCGGAATGATCCTAATTTATTCGGCAGGATTAATCTACTTACCAACGGAATTGGAGTCGACAAGGTAATAATTACTGCCGCTACTCGATCTAGCGATCCTGTTATCTTAGCGGGAGATATACTACGTAAAGGTGGACGAGTGGTCTCTGTTGGAAAAGTTGGGATGAATATTCCTCGTGAGACTTATGTGTACAAAGAGCTTCAATTTTTAACCTCGATGTCTTACGGACCAGGTCGTTATGACCCGAATTATGAAGAGTATGGCATTGATTATCCAATTAGTTATGTAAGATGGACTGAAAATCGAAATATGGAAGCATTTGTTGATTTCCTAAAGAAGGGAAGTATTCGTGTTGAACCATTGATTACACATGAATTTCCAATTGAACAAGCAACACAAGCGTATGAAATAATAAATGATGGTGGACAAAAAGGAAATACGCCAGTAGGTATTTTATTGAAATATAATTCTGAGAAAATGGTTGTACCTTCCAGGATCGCGATTAATGAAAAAATATCACGAGACCCATTATCACATAAGGTACGCCTAGGAATTATTGGTGCGGGTAATTTTGCTTCCAATGTACTCATACCAATTTTGGCGAGGTCGAATAGGATCGATTTCCGAGCAATAACAACAGCTCAAGGATTGAATGCATTGTCAATAGGGAAAAAATATCAATTTGGATACTGTGCTGAAAGCGTTGAACAGATCTTTAGTGACAGCAAAATTGATGCCGTGATGATTTTTACTCGCCATGACACGCATAGTTCATTGGTTTCATCGGCATTAGAAGCAGGGAAATTTGTCTATGTAGAAAAACCATTAGCTGTCAATTCTCAGTACCTAGATCAAGTAGTTGCAGCCTACGATTCGAAGCAAGGAAACGGAAGGGTAATGGTGGGTTTCAATAGGCGTTTTTCGAGTTTTATGCCAAAAATTAAAGGTTTCTTTTCCAATAGATCGCAACAGATGGTTATTACTTACCTGGTCAATGCTGGTTTTCAGCCCAGGAATAAATGGATTCATGATCCTATTGAGGGAGGGGGGCGAATAGTTGGAGAAGTTTGTCATTTTGTGGATGTTATGCAATATATCACTGGTGCAAATCCTGTATCAGTATGGTCTCACACAATAGCAGGAAATAATCGTGAGGACATAATCAATGTTGACAATGCCACATTAAGTATTTCTTTTAGCGATGGATCAATCGGAACTATCATTTATGCTTCAAACGGAGATAAGTCCTTCCCGAAAGAACGTATAGAAGTCTTTTGTGATAGTTCAATTGCAGTTTTGGATGATTTTCGTTCTCTAAAACTTATTCGAGATGGACGTGTAAAGAAAATTAGTGGAAAATTTGGCCAGGATAAAGGTTTTGAGAACGAAATGGAGGCATTCATAAATACGGCGATTGATAATAATCCCGTCCCTGTTTGTTTTGAAAGTTATATTTTGACAACGAAAGTTACATTTGGAGCATTAGAATCACAAAAAAACGGTAACCTTATCAAAATATATACATAA